Proteins encoded together in one Polaribacter reichenbachii window:
- a CDS encoding T9SS type A sorting domain-containing protein, giving the protein MKRIGLFITLLFLATQIFSQGWGYSNNRIAISADGNNQPDPNTWGGTVTANAPAADAGKTFTYNSAWQRGDEDDWSATPAALAMLANANLEANLVHYSYNNFIGSPAHTTETNVMKEGVEGALEFFTEFDASVFFDVSANNTAAINHLAEQIKISTANNPLYFVQMGPSEFLYQALVKVKADGKEDAINHLYILSHSNYNDNHIRRAEHHRVEHILNDFPVSEGTNFKRIIDQNQSSNLNNGWSSSSINGVKNWTPYFFLRDHFDPSCKYLWDRLNIDAKSKPDISDAGMVWFLLNNDQNGNPSKLKTKFISGIKPSSIPEADGYCPAIDVYETEGLLVFEAERIALKGDWKLGTDEEYASGGKYIYYDGPNSYQNQNANNTISYSFTINTPGTYTVKWFGRQNEEERGKVEGQQGTDLSNDAWLKFSDGIAYWGTEQTTSWFKFYGRSDPGFWLHGIGEKNHAHNWINIKVEQAGTYTMDICGRSHGYQIDKIVMATSTAAKLGDFTNKTEAQANKYWSETGTVDPNCENLVIEGCETILAKDFTDLEIEGYDPATLEWRVSKTWEGNAKEIIKCNGTNGINRPIAAEVVYNGTAQGNARYKVHAMQEPDGESTYSVYVNGTKVGEQQISSSYDATHNIEDEKLRNEIEELIIDTKAPIKPGDVIRVTSNQVTNGKVPEGNSTATARGRWYALEVCVDKNDFDITEKVAFVSPADKISNAALEIPITVSYGANEQRDLKVALQNPDGTTIESKTIPVERGVSSTNVIFTLASALHVADGYKVITALCPVGKGIEESIMTKEHSFDVVDGPLLPTVDLVDFIDAPAEFSKDLLELSFKVSYAATQERDLNIELKDLQPLYITNTKITVPAGEGEKTIVVKLEAPLEVANGYSAILAIRPVNGNWQTNIAKKTYNFNIVDSSLSVDKQQYNALNVYPSPAEDILNISCPEFVNSKISIMALSGKLITTVDAQSEHTTIDVSSISPGIYVLSVKNEKISTQRKIIIR; this is encoded by the coding sequence ATGAAAAGAATTGGATTATTTATAACCCTGCTTTTTTTAGCAACACAAATTTTCTCACAAGGCTGGGGCTACAGCAATAACCGTATAGCCATTAGTGCAGATGGTAATAACCAACCAGACCCAAACACTTGGGGTGGCACAGTTACTGCAAATGCACCTGCTGCAGATGCCGGTAAAACTTTTACCTATAACTCCGCATGGCAACGTGGAGACGAGGACGATTGGAGTGCAACACCAGCCGCTTTAGCCATGTTAGCCAATGCAAATCTAGAGGCTAATTTGGTGCATTATTCTTATAATAACTTTATAGGCTCTCCTGCACATACAACCGAAACGAATGTTATGAAAGAAGGTGTGGAAGGCGCCTTAGAATTCTTTACCGAGTTTGATGCCTCTGTTTTTTTCGATGTTTCTGCTAATAATACCGCAGCCATTAATCATTTAGCTGAGCAGATTAAGATATCAACAGCAAATAATCCTTTGTATTTTGTACAAATGGGACCTAGCGAATTTTTATACCAAGCCTTAGTAAAAGTGAAAGCTGATGGTAAAGAAGATGCCATAAATCACCTTTATATTCTATCCCATAGTAACTATAACGATAATCATATCCGTAGAGCTGAGCACCACAGAGTAGAGCATATTTTAAATGATTTTCCAGTAAGTGAGGGTACAAACTTTAAACGCATTATAGATCAAAACCAGTCTTCAAATTTGAATAATGGTTGGAGTTCGTCTTCAATAAATGGCGTTAAGAATTGGACGCCTTACTTTTTCTTGAGAGATCATTTTGATCCTAGTTGTAAGTATCTATGGGATCGATTAAATATTGATGCCAAAAGCAAACCTGACATTTCTGATGCGGGTATGGTATGGTTTCTTTTAAATAACGACCAAAATGGTAACCCGAGCAAATTAAAGACTAAATTTATTAGTGGTATAAAACCTAGTAGTATTCCTGAAGCTGATGGCTACTGTCCTGCAATAGATGTATATGAAACAGAGGGTTTACTCGTATTTGAAGCTGAAAGAATAGCGCTAAAAGGAGACTGGAAGCTTGGTACAGACGAAGAATATGCTTCAGGTGGTAAATACATTTATTATGATGGCCCTAACTCTTACCAAAATCAAAATGCGAATAACACCATATCTTATAGTTTTACGATAAACACACCCGGTACCTATACGGTAAAATGGTTTGGTCGTCAAAATGAAGAAGAACGAGGAAAAGTAGAAGGCCAACAAGGTACTGATTTAAGTAATGATGCATGGCTAAAATTTTCTGATGGTATTGCTTATTGGGGTACTGAGCAAACAACATCTTGGTTTAAGTTTTATGGACGCAGTGATCCTGGATTCTGGTTGCACGGTATTGGCGAAAAAAACCACGCACACAACTGGATAAATATAAAAGTAGAACAAGCAGGAACTTATACTATGGACATTTGCGGTCGCTCTCATGGCTATCAAATCGACAAAATTGTAATGGCAACTAGTACTGCAGCTAAATTAGGAGACTTTACTAATAAAACAGAAGCACAAGCGAATAAGTATTGGTCGGAAACTGGAACAGTTGACCCTAATTGTGAAAACCTTGTAATAGAAGGCTGCGAAACGATATTAGCTAAAGACTTCACAGACCTAGAGATTGAGGGCTATGACCCAGCAACATTAGAGTGGAGAGTTAGTAAAACTTGGGAAGGAAATGCCAAAGAAATCATAAAATGTAACGGCACCAATGGTATTAATCGTCCCATTGCTGCAGAGGTAGTTTATAATGGCACCGCACAAGGTAATGCCCGCTATAAGGTTCACGCTATGCAAGAACCCGATGGCGAAAGCACCTACTCCGTTTATGTAAACGGAACAAAAGTAGGAGAACAGCAGATTTCTTCTTCTTATGATGCTACGCATAACATAGAGGATGAAAAATTAAGAAATGAAATCGAGGAATTGATTATAGACACTAAGGCTCCAATAAAGCCAGGCGATGTCATTAGGGTAACTTCGAATCAAGTTACAAACGGAAAAGTACCAGAAGGTAATAGTACTGCTACTGCTCGTGGCCGATGGTATGCCCTAGAGGTGTGCGTAGACAAGAATGATTTTGACATTACAGAAAAAGTGGCTTTCGTAAGTCCTGCAGATAAAATATCAAATGCTGCGTTAGAGATTCCGATAACCGTAAGTTATGGAGCTAATGAGCAACGAGATCTTAAAGTAGCCCTTCAAAATCCTGATGGAACGACTATAGAAAGCAAAACAATACCTGTTGAAAGAGGAGTATCGTCAACGAATGTTATTTTTACTTTGGCATCCGCTCTTCATGTTGCTGATGGCTATAAGGTAATTACAGCGCTTTGTCCTGTAGGTAAGGGAATAGAGGAAAGCATTATGACTAAGGAACATTCATTTGATGTGGTTGATGGCCCTTTATTGCCTACTGTAGATTTAGTTGATTTTATTGATGCTCCAGCAGAATTTTCAAAAGATTTATTAGAATTATCCTTTAAGGTAAGTTATGCTGCAACACAAGAGCGAGACCTTAACATTGAGCTCAAAGACCTGCAGCCTTTATACATTACTAACACAAAGATAACAGTACCTGCGGGTGAAGGTGAAAAAACGATAGTGGTAAAATTGGAAGCTCCTTTAGAGGTTGCTAATGGTTATAGCGCCATTTTAGCTATTCGTCCTGTTAACGGTAACTGGCAAACCAACATCGCTAAAAAGACCTACAACTTTAATATAGTAGATAGCAGTTTAAGTGTTGATAAGCAACAATATAATGCTTTGAATGTTTACCCTTCACCAGCTGAAGATATCCTGAATATTAGCTGCCCTGAGTTTGTAAATTCAAAGATTAGCATTATGGCTTTATCCGGTAAACTTATCACAACAGTAGATGCGCAGTCTGAACATACAACAATCGATGTCTCAAGTATATCACCTGGTATTTATGTACTTAGTGTTAAAAACGAAAAAATTTCTACCCAACGAAAAATAATAATTCGATAG
- a CDS encoding tetratricopeptide repeat protein, protein MKKTQIFILVYALSSIFTFSSTYGMDSITAQNHNDVYQEANKMLDINADTALNLFNKLIPYYTKCLNTEKRIQCYIGLSDAYKTKGQYSKAYEHLWDALLLGEKENNPLIIIDIHIDLSGLYRIYKRYDKCQQYLKTALQLSKDNSIKKGYRLANIYYGLAIVERNFKNYDKALDYLNTCMRIRKKEQQGQSEFSYIDSERGNIYLEMGQLDNAEKYLLRSHPYFIKNNLNFAVKSSLSLGDLYVKKKNIYRANEYYKESLSQLQKMNSHTDVHSELLAKLAQTNRILGNTSIAYDFLEEANVLIDSLFNARTSVNNELFQIKNKHEETIRKKDEEIKTHLLAIEHNKLIQSRLKLLIFFILFVIVVGIVVIRMRLKLRKADIVKKEMELQAKFEHDKAEAIMKMKNRELTSNTLQMIEKDKHIYMMLEKLKSASVAEYKSMKRLIVQGKNGMWEQFNKRFTEVNQGFYERLRKQHPDLTPTELKHCALIKLNFNSKEMSRLLSISLNSVNISRHRIRKKMYLQREDNLSIYIAAI, encoded by the coding sequence ATGAAAAAGACTCAGATATTTATATTAGTATATGCTTTAAGCTCTATATTTACTTTTAGTAGCACTTATGGTATGGATAGCATTACAGCTCAGAACCATAATGATGTTTATCAAGAGGCGAATAAGATGTTAGACATTAATGCAGATACTGCCTTGAATTTATTTAATAAACTAATTCCTTATTACACTAAATGTCTAAATACTGAAAAACGAATTCAATGTTATATTGGCTTGTCTGATGCTTACAAAACTAAAGGGCAATACAGCAAGGCTTACGAACACCTGTGGGATGCACTTCTTTTGGGCGAAAAGGAAAATAATCCGCTTATAATAATTGATATTCATATAGACTTATCTGGGCTATACCGCATTTATAAACGTTATGACAAATGCCAGCAGTACTTGAAAACTGCATTACAACTTTCAAAAGATAATAGCATTAAAAAAGGTTATCGTCTAGCTAATATCTACTATGGTTTGGCTATCGTTGAACGCAATTTTAAGAATTATGACAAAGCGTTGGACTATCTGAACACTTGCATGAGGATTAGAAAGAAGGAACAACAAGGGCAATCTGAATTTAGTTATATCGACTCAGAACGAGGCAACATATATTTGGAGATGGGCCAACTGGACAATGCTGAAAAATACTTACTTCGATCGCACCCATACTTTATAAAAAACAACTTAAATTTTGCTGTTAAATCTAGTCTAAGTCTGGGTGATCTTTATGTTAAAAAGAAGAACATATATAGAGCGAATGAGTATTATAAAGAAAGTTTATCTCAATTGCAAAAGATGAATTCACATACCGATGTTCATAGTGAGTTACTTGCTAAGCTAGCACAAACTAACAGAATTCTAGGGAATACTAGTATCGCTTATGATTTCTTAGAGGAAGCCAATGTGCTTATCGATAGCTTGTTTAATGCTAGAACTTCAGTTAACAATGAATTGTTTCAAATAAAGAATAAACACGAAGAGACCATTCGTAAAAAGGATGAAGAAATTAAAACACACCTTTTAGCGATAGAGCATAACAAATTAATTCAATCAAGGTTAAAACTTTTAATTTTCTTTATACTGTTTGTAATAGTAGTTGGCATTGTGGTAATACGTATGCGCTTAAAGCTTAGAAAGGCGGATATTGTAAAGAAAGAGATGGAATTACAAGCAAAGTTTGAGCATGATAAAGCTGAAGCAATTATGAAAATGAAAAATAGAGAGCTTACTTCTAATACCTTGCAGATGATTGAAAAAGATAAACATATTTACATGATGTTAGAAAAACTAAAAAGTGCATCCGTAGCAGAATATAAAAGTATGAAGCGGCTTATTGTGCAGGGCAAAAACGGAATGTGGGAGCAATTTAATAAACGTTTTACAGAAGTGAATCAGGGATTTTATGAACGCTTAAGAAAGCAACACCCTGATTTAACACCTACGGAGCTTAAACACTGTGCGCTTATTAAACTGAATTTTAACAGTAAAGAAATGTCTCGTTTGTTGAGTATTTCACTAAACAGCGTTAATATTTCAAGGCACCGCATTCGAAAAAAGATGTACCTGCAACGTGAAGATAATTTAAGTATTTATATTGCTGCGATTTAA
- a CDS encoding Ig-like domain repeat protein, with protein sequence MKNSRTKLIILFVLAILFTSCSTNNEENIDTTEPMISIQSPQLNQTYVGYWGGAWPEADKVNLIASGVDETGISSIKLTVINESKTVVFEKIVNSTTSSQTELVISENFTPQEIGTYSVIFSVTDVIGNIETSAPRTFLVE encoded by the coding sequence ATGAAAAATAGCAGAACAAAATTAATTATCTTATTTGTACTTGCAATACTATTTACAAGTTGCTCAACCAATAATGAGGAAAATATAGACACAACTGAACCAATGATCTCTATTCAAAGTCCTCAGTTAAATCAGACCTATGTAGGATATTGGGGAGGAGCATGGCCAGAGGCAGACAAGGTAAATTTAATAGCATCGGGAGTTGACGAGACAGGAATCTCATCAATAAAACTGACAGTTATAAATGAGAGCAAAACTGTTGTCTTCGAAAAGATAGTAAATAGCACAACAAGCAGTCAAACTGAACTTGTTATTTCCGAAAATTTTACACCTCAAGAAATTGGAACTTATAGCGTGATATTTAGTGTTACAGATGTAATCGGAAATATTGAAACTTCAGCACCTAGAACTTTTTTAGTTGAATGA
- a CDS encoding GNAT family N-acetyltransferase: protein MEHQLEIIPFEDKYAKHFYDLNVEWLKKYFYVEPYDEKVLSNPKKYVLEPGGFIFFAKYNHKIIGVVSIINQKTFYELSKMAVAPQFQGLKIGLQLMEFSIAFAKKQNWPSITLYSHRSLVPAINLYKKMGFKEIPVEEDSHYERSDIKMILMF from the coding sequence ATGGAACATCAATTAGAAATCATTCCTTTTGAAGATAAATATGCCAAGCATTTTTACGACTTAAATGTAGAGTGGCTTAAAAAATATTTTTATGTAGAACCTTATGATGAAAAGGTGTTAAGTAATCCTAAAAAATATGTTTTAGAGCCTGGTGGTTTTATCTTTTTTGCTAAATACAATCATAAAATAATTGGTGTTGTATCTATCATCAATCAAAAAACATTTTATGAATTGAGTAAAATGGCTGTTGCTCCTCAATTTCAAGGCTTAAAAATAGGTTTACAACTAATGGAGTTTTCTATCGCTTTTGCAAAAAAACAAAACTGGCCAAGTATTACCTTATACTCACATAGAAGTTTAGTACCAGCAATAAATTTATACAAAAAAATGGGCTTCAAAGAAATACCTGTTGAAGAAGATTCACATTACGAACGTTCTGATATTAAAATGATTCTTATGTTTTAA
- a CDS encoding DUF4105 domain-containing protein: MNKKHLLFLFFLLLIKPVNAQVNLSVYSEVSIITAGPGTELYEAFGHSAIRIKDPVLQLDLIYNYGMFDFNQPNFYANFTKGKLLYKLARYDFKYFLASYKKDKRWVKQQVLNLTQQEKQAFFKYLENNALPKNANYYYDPFYNNCASKLRDITTTVLGDRVAFNDDKIEKNLSFRQLMNKEIHWNTWGNFGINLALGSKLDQKATSEQYMYLPDYVYAIFKNSALFIDNQPKELIKKEITLLDYQELDQKITLFNPFVIFSIIAFIGLFITYRDFKNNKRTKFLDFTLLFVTGIVGILILFLWFFTDHSTTPNNFNFLWAFAPNLIIAFILFKNKHPKWIQAYFKMLLGLLVIIPILWILKVQLFPLAVIPFLVLLFVRYLFLASFYKK, translated from the coding sequence ATGAACAAAAAACACTTACTATTTCTCTTTTTTTTATTGCTGATAAAACCTGTAAATGCACAAGTTAATCTTTCTGTATACTCAGAAGTTAGTATTATAACTGCTGGTCCAGGAACAGAATTATACGAAGCTTTTGGGCATTCTGCTATTCGAATTAAAGATCCTGTTTTACAGTTAGATTTAATTTATAATTACGGAATGTTCGATTTTAATCAGCCTAATTTTTATGCAAACTTTACCAAAGGTAAATTGTTGTATAAATTGGCTCGATACGATTTTAAGTATTTCTTAGCAAGTTATAAAAAAGATAAACGTTGGGTAAAACAACAAGTATTAAATTTAACACAACAAGAAAAACAAGCCTTTTTTAAATATTTAGAAAATAATGCTTTACCTAAAAATGCAAATTATTATTACGATCCTTTTTATAATAATTGTGCTTCTAAATTAAGAGATATTACCACCACAGTTCTAGGAGATCGAGTTGCTTTTAATGATGATAAAATTGAAAAGAACCTATCTTTTAGACAATTGATGAATAAAGAAATTCATTGGAATACTTGGGGTAATTTCGGAATTAATTTAGCATTAGGTAGTAAATTAGATCAAAAAGCAACATCAGAACAATACATGTATTTACCTGATTATGTGTATGCAATATTTAAAAACAGTGCTTTATTTATTGATAATCAACCTAAAGAACTCATTAAGAAAGAAATTACTTTATTAGATTACCAAGAGTTAGATCAGAAAATAACTCTATTTAATCCTTTTGTAATTTTTAGCATTATTGCTTTTATCGGACTTTTTATTACTTACAGAGATTTTAAAAATAACAAGCGTACTAAGTTCTTAGATTTTACCTTACTTTTTGTAACAGGAATTGTCGGAATTTTAATTCTATTTTTATGGTTTTTTACAGATCATTCTACAACACCAAATAACTTTAATTTTTTATGGGCTTTTGCGCCTAACTTAATTATAGCTTTTATCTTGTTTAAAAATAAGCATCCTAAATGGATACAAGCTTACTTTAAAATGTTGCTAGGTTTATTGGTTATCATTCCTATTTTATGGATTTTAAAAGTGCAATTATTTCCATTAGCTGTAATTCCTTTTTTAGTTTTACTTTTTGTTCGTTATTTATTTTTAGCATCATTTTATAAAAAATAA
- a CDS encoding PorV/PorQ family protein produces the protein MKYKFLLILIIFPLLLNAQVFRNYSNEFLNIGVDAAALGMSKAVVATTNNVNASYWNPAGLVGIEDYQGSLMHASYFAGIANYNHAAFAMPIDYESALGISVIRFGVDDILNTTQLIDSEGNIDFNRISLFSAADYAFNIAYARNLIFKDVKFGVNAKIVRRIIGEFATSWGFGFDAGLQFERNSWQFGIMARDITTTFNSWAINEEEFDKIKNAIPGQNQELPETTEVTKPKIQVGVAKEWRVGRYLNLLSEVDLNIRFEQSNDIFSSKIGSIDPAVGFQLDYDKLVYLRLGVGNFQYITEFDDGKSLSVQPNFGVGFNYKGIQVDYALTNIGSVGNALFSNIFSITFDYSFFRN, from the coding sequence TTGAAATATAAATTTTTACTTATTTTAATCATCTTTCCACTGCTTTTAAATGCGCAAGTATTTAGAAATTACTCCAACGAATTTTTAAATATTGGGGTTGATGCTGCTGCTTTAGGAATGAGTAAAGCTGTTGTTGCCACTACAAATAATGTAAATGCAAGTTATTGGAATCCTGCTGGTTTGGTAGGTATAGAAGATTATCAAGGTTCTTTAATGCACGCTTCTTATTTTGCGGGTATTGCCAATTACAATCACGCAGCTTTTGCAATGCCAATAGATTACGAAAGTGCTTTGGGTATTTCTGTAATTCGTTTTGGGGTTGATGATATTTTAAACACCACACAATTAATTGATAGTGAGGGAAATATCGATTTTAATAGAATTAGCCTTTTTTCTGCTGCAGATTATGCCTTTAATATTGCTTATGCCAGAAATTTAATTTTTAAGGATGTAAAATTCGGAGTGAATGCTAAAATAGTGCGTAGAATTATTGGCGAATTTGCTACATCTTGGGGTTTTGGTTTTGATGCAGGTTTGCAATTCGAAAGAAATTCTTGGCAATTTGGTATAATGGCTAGAGATATAACTACAACTTTTAATAGTTGGGCAATTAATGAAGAAGAATTTGATAAAATTAAAAATGCAATTCCTGGACAAAATCAAGAATTACCAGAAACTACAGAGGTTACCAAACCAAAAATACAAGTTGGTGTTGCCAAAGAATGGAGAGTTGGCCGATATTTAAACTTACTTTCTGAGGTAGATTTAAACATTCGTTTTGAACAATCTAATGATATTTTTTCATCAAAAATTGGTAGTATAGATCCTGCTGTTGGTTTTCAATTAGATTATGATAAGTTGGTGTATTTACGTTTAGGTGTTGGTAATTTTCAATATATTACAGAATTTGACGATGGTAAATCGCTTTCTGTACAGCCCAATTTCGGAGTTGGTTTCAACTACAAAGGCATTCAAGTAGATTATGCGTTAACCAATATTGGTAGTGTTGGTAATGCGCTATTTTCTAACATTTTTTCTATTACTTTCGACTATAGTTTCTTTAGAAATTAA
- a CDS encoding YheT family hydrolase, with amino-acid sequence MPVFTSNFLPTIPFRNGHFNTMYRPLFMKDKATYTRKRITTWDNDFIDLDFSFVNSKTLVLLIHGLEGSSESKYIASNTNYLNSKNIDTVCFNLRGCSGEDNLLLSTYHSGKTEDVDFVIQHLTENYNYSNIIIVGFSLGGNLTLKYIGEKSDGISAKIKGGIAVSVPIDIGSSELEMDKLKNKLYMEVFFKTMKNKVLEKAHKFPEFELDKDKLFKATKFKDLEYLYTVPVFGFDSPEDYWQKASSKPYITNIKKPTLLINAKDDTFLSTECYPYQEAENSNYFFFEATKYGGHCGFMTSFKPNENKWLEHRIYRFIKENIQIDI; translated from the coding sequence ATGCCTGTATTCACTTCAAACTTTTTGCCTACAATACCTTTTAGAAATGGTCATTTTAATACGATGTACAGACCACTTTTTATGAAAGATAAGGCAACTTATACAAGAAAGAGGATTACAACTTGGGATAACGATTTTATAGATTTAGATTTTTCTTTTGTAAATTCTAAAACCTTGGTATTACTTATTCATGGATTAGAAGGTAGTTCTGAGTCTAAATATATTGCATCTAACACAAATTATTTAAATAGTAAAAACATAGATACTGTTTGTTTTAATTTAAGAGGTTGTAGTGGCGAAGATAACTTGCTTTTAAGCACTTACCATAGTGGAAAAACTGAGGATGTAGATTTTGTAATTCAACATCTTACAGAAAATTATAATTACAGTAATATTATAATTGTTGGTTTTAGTTTAGGTGGTAATTTAACGCTAAAATATATTGGTGAAAAGAGTGATGGAATATCAGCAAAAATTAAAGGCGGAATTGCAGTTTCTGTGCCTATTGATATTGGTTCTTCTGAATTAGAAATGGACAAACTAAAAAACAAATTATATATGGAAGTGTTTTTTAAAACAATGAAAAACAAAGTTTTAGAAAAAGCACATAAATTTCCTGAATTTGAACTCGACAAAGACAAATTATTTAAAGCAACTAAATTTAAAGATTTAGAATATTTGTATACAGTACCTGTTTTTGGGTTTGATAGCCCAGAAGATTACTGGCAAAAAGCAAGTTCTAAACCTTATATAACAAATATTAAAAAGCCAACTTTATTAATTAACGCTAAAGACGATACATTTTTATCCACTGAGTGTTATCCTTATCAAGAAGCAGAAAATTCTAATTATTTCTTTTTCGAAGCAACAAAATATGGTGGCCATTGTGGTTTTATGACATCATTTAAACCCAATGAAAATAAATGGTTAGAGCACAGAATTTATCGTTTTATCAAAGAAAATATTCAGATTGATATTTAA
- a CDS encoding CDP-alcohol phosphatidyltransferase family protein: MKIIKNIPNLLTLGNLFCGTVAAIFAVEEDFINASIFVLIGILFDFFDGFAARLLKVTGELGKQLDSLADMVTSGVVPGIIMLKLIQNNLLKDFNDIDKSIFDVSLIGLILTLAACYRLAKFNLDTRQTNSFIGLPTPAMCLFIISLPLIQEYSDIEFAVNLTYNNYFLIAITWVLTYLMNAELPLFSLKFKDYSLKNNWITYLFLAFSLVLILLLNYLSIPIIITFYVFLSIIKNLTPKV; this comes from the coding sequence ATGAAAATTATAAAAAATATTCCAAATCTGTTAACACTTGGTAACCTTTTTTGTGGAACAGTAGCAGCAATATTTGCAGTAGAAGAAGATTTTATTAACGCTAGTATATTTGTTTTAATTGGTATTCTTTTTGATTTTTTTGATGGTTTTGCAGCACGTTTATTAAAAGTTACAGGAGAATTAGGTAAGCAATTAGATTCTTTAGCAGATATGGTTACAAGTGGAGTTGTGCCTGGTATTATTATGCTAAAATTAATTCAGAATAATTTATTAAAAGACTTTAATGATATTGATAAGTCAATCTTTGATGTTTCTTTAATTGGTTTAATTTTAACGCTTGCAGCCTGTTATAGACTGGCTAAATTTAATTTAGATACCAGACAAACAAACTCATTTATAGGTTTACCAACACCTGCAATGTGTTTATTTATAATTTCATTACCTTTAATTCAAGAGTATTCAGATATTGAATTTGCTGTAAACTTAACCTATAATAATTACTTTTTAATTGCAATAACTTGGGTCTTAACCTATTTAATGAATGCAGAATTGCCTTTGTTTTCTTTAAAGTTTAAAGATTATTCATTAAAAAATAATTGGATAACTTACTTGTTTTTAGCGTTTTCATTAGTGTTAATTTTATTGTTAAACTATTTATCTATACCAATTATTATAACTTTTTATGTATTTTTATCAATAATAAAAAATTTAACCCCCAAAGTTTAG
- a CDS encoding sensor histidine kinase produces MKSAEIPENEEERLKALDNYNILDTLPEEDYDALSKIASGICNTPIALISLIDEKRQWFKSHYGVDATETPRELAFCAHSILNPDELFIVKDATKDERFFDNPLTTEQPKVIFYAGAPLVTPDGNALGTLCVIDNEPSDLNDTQKESLKLLANQVVSLLELRKRNNELSKANVETEKLNIRLNNFAYRLTHDLKSPISGINFLLDVLKEDFQDLFKETEAEKHIDLIANRIVYMSTLIDDILEYTKVNTENIVYEDINAKELIDSIIKNIDFEQKIFLNSDVLDTNIHISKIGFLQVFQNLISNSRKYTNKDKVNIEIDFKDEPQHYHFVYKDNGPGIEEQYWDKVFNMFETIDNSNNDNTGIGLATVKAIITRLGGEINLQNREDGKSGVCFSFSFSKKEILA; encoded by the coding sequence ATGAAATCAGCAGAAATTCCTGAAAATGAGGAAGAAAGGTTAAAAGCCTTAGATAATTACAATATTCTTGATACTTTACCAGAAGAAGATTACGATGCACTTTCAAAAATTGCATCAGGTATTTGTAATACACCGATTGCTTTAATTTCTTTAATAGATGAAAAAAGACAATGGTTTAAATCTCATTATGGTGTAGATGCAACAGAAACACCAAGAGAATTGGCATTTTGTGCACATAGTATTTTAAATCCTGATGAATTATTTATTGTAAAAGACGCTACAAAAGATGAACGTTTTTTTGATAATCCTTTAACTACAGAACAACCAAAGGTTATATTTTATGCTGGTGCGCCTTTAGTAACGCCAGATGGGAATGCTTTAGGTACTTTATGCGTTATAGATAATGAGCCAAGCGATTTAAATGATACTCAAAAAGAATCTTTAAAACTTTTAGCAAATCAAGTAGTTAGTCTCTTAGAATTAAGGAAAAGAAATAACGAGCTTTCTAAGGCAAATGTTGAAACAGAAAAACTAAATATACGCTTAAATAATTTTGCATATCGTTTAACTCACGATTTAAAATCGCCAATAAGCGGGATTAATTTTTTGTTGGATGTTTTAAAAGAAGATTTTCAAGATCTATTTAAAGAAACTGAAGCTGAAAAACATATAGATTTAATTGCTAACAGAATTGTTTATATGAGTACTTTAATTGATGATATTTTAGAATATACAAAAGTAAATACTGAAAACATTGTTTATGAAGATATTAACGCTAAAGAGTTAATAGATAGTATTATTAAAAACATAGATTTTGAACAGAAAATATTTTTAAACTCTGATGTTTTAGACACAAATATTCATATTTCAAAAATCGGCTTTTTGCAAGTTTTTCAGAATTTAATATCTAATTCTAGAAAATATACTAATAAAGATAAAGTAAATATAGAAATAGATTTTAAAGACGAACCACAACATTATCATTTTGTTTATAAAGATAATGGGCCAGGAATTGAAGAACAATATTGGGACAAAGTTTTTAATATGTTCGAAACTATAGACAATAGCAATAATGATAATACAGGAATTGGTTTGGCTACTGTAAAAGCAATTATTACAAGGTTGGGAGGCGAGATTAATTTACAAAATAGAGAAGATGGTAAAAGCGGAGTTTGCTTTTCTTTCTCTTTCTCTAAAAAGGAAATTTTAGCGTAA